In Pseudothermotoga sp., a genomic segment contains:
- a CDS encoding 3-methyl-2-oxobutanoate dehydrogenase subunit VorB produces MKKLMMKGVEAIGEAAIMAGCRNFFGYPITPQNELTEYMARRLPEVGGCFLQAESEVAAVNMIYGAASVGKRAMTSTSSPGFSLMQEGISYMACAQLPAVFVNVMRGGPGLGDIQPSQGDYFQATKGGGHGDYKLIVLAPSTVQEAVELTQLAFELADKYRNPAVILADGLLGQMMEPVELREKQLTYDNSSWALTGANGRPPRKVTSFNIDPHELEKMNLNLQEKYRKMEIEEPRWEEFSTEDAEILLAAYGTMGRICKSVVKMAREAGMKVGLFRPITLYPFPYEPLEGIAKRVSIILTVEMSSGQMFEDVKLAALRLTRVEFYGRMGGVVPTPGEVFERLKQLVGRH; encoded by the coding sequence ATGAAAAAACTGATGATGAAAGGAGTAGAAGCCATCGGGGAAGCTGCCATAATGGCAGGTTGCCGGAACTTTTTCGGTTATCCCATAACACCCCAGAATGAATTGACGGAGTATATGGCTAGACGTTTACCCGAGGTTGGGGGATGTTTCTTGCAAGCTGAGAGTGAAGTGGCAGCTGTCAATATGATCTATGGAGCTGCCAGCGTCGGGAAGCGAGCGATGACTTCCACTTCTTCCCCAGGTTTCAGCCTCATGCAAGAAGGAATATCTTACATGGCCTGTGCTCAGTTACCAGCTGTTTTTGTGAATGTAATGCGTGGAGGACCAGGTTTGGGTGACATACAACCTTCCCAAGGGGACTATTTTCAAGCGACGAAAGGTGGGGGACATGGCGATTACAAATTGATCGTGCTTGCACCTTCCACTGTTCAGGAAGCGGTTGAATTAACTCAGCTTGCTTTTGAACTGGCTGACAAATATAGAAACCCAGCAGTCATCCTTGCAGATGGCTTGCTTGGCCAAATGATGGAGCCAGTTGAGCTGCGAGAAAAACAGCTGACTTACGATAATAGCAGCTGGGCTTTGACTGGTGCGAACGGTAGGCCACCGAGAAAAGTGACCTCTTTCAATATAGATCCTCACGAGTTGGAGAAGATGAATCTGAATCTTCAGGAAAAGTACAGAAAGATGGAGATCGAGGAACCGCGCTGGGAAGAATTCAGCACAGAGGATGCCGAAATACTACTCGCAGCGTATGGCACTATGGGCAGGATTTGCAAAAGTGTTGTGAAGATGGCGCGGGAAGCGGGGATGAAAGTTGGACTCTTTAGACCGATTACTCTGTATCCGTTCCCATATGAACCACTTGAAGGAATAGCCAAGCGGGTTTCTATCATTCTCACAGTTGAGATGAGTTCAGGTCAGATGTTTGAAGATGTGAAGCTCGCAGCATTGAGATTGACTCGTGTGGAATTCTACGGGCGTATGGGTGGTGTTGTACCAACACCTGGGGAAGTTTTCGAACGGTTGAAGCAGCTCGTTGGGAGGCATTGA
- a CDS encoding 2-oxoacid:acceptor oxidoreductase family protein, which produces MTLSFILSGFGGQGVMLMGQILAQAGMIENKHVTWFPSYGPEMRGGTANCTVVISDEPVASPIVDTPDVVVAMNIPSLLKFESRLKDGGLLFLNISVIDRKPSRNNVSVIEVPANEIAERIGNSKIANMVMLGSVIAEIRCVKKESVIEALSYKLGEKGSRLLELNIKAIEAGMAHVGG; this is translated from the coding sequence ATGACGCTGAGCTTTATCCTCTCGGGTTTCGGTGGTCAAGGTGTCATGCTGATGGGTCAGATTCTCGCCCAAGCGGGGATGATAGAAAACAAGCACGTTACATGGTTCCCTTCGTACGGACCAGAAATGCGCGGAGGTACTGCAAACTGCACGGTGGTGATCAGTGACGAACCAGTTGCTTCCCCAATTGTTGATACACCTGACGTTGTTGTGGCCATGAACATACCATCACTTTTGAAGTTCGAATCGAGACTGAAAGATGGTGGGCTCTTGTTTCTAAACATCTCTGTAATCGACAGAAAACCAAGTAGGAACAATGTTTCCGTGATTGAAGTTCCAGCGAATGAAATAGCTGAAAGGATTGGAAACTCGAAAATCGCAAACATGGTGATGCTTGGTTCCGTTATTGCAGAAATTCGGTGTGTGAAAAAAGAATCGGTCATTGAAGCTTTATCCTACAAACTCGGTGAGAAAGGTTCAAGGTTACTAGAACTCAACATCAAGGCTATTGAGGCAGGTATGGCACACGTAGGCGGATGA
- a CDS encoding DUF1175 domain-containing protein, protein MKKYLLLSIVIGVFLLINLVDYLSFSVEIHQTSFKVDSIQDLFIHGKFVSAQIISSKEIQKINGGIIVKRVKPNEKIKLIFMNRGIFKKKIAHTILAEPSGFDSDMDGYPDCLELDSEDSERFRRWFIWIAISALENDPALWSTKERDCAGFIRYCAREALRKHDEWWLRVTKYVGPIFEDVQKYNYPNLPLVGEKLFRIRRGEFSSEEEFSSFAIARILVECSMNFVTKDVKEASPGDILAFFHPQDFEFPYHLMIYVGTLNPMGKDGWLVYHTGPIANKPGELRIVKLGELMNYDPTWMPIEKNPHFLGFYRFKFLQ, encoded by the coding sequence ATGAAGAAATATCTTCTTTTATCAATCGTCATAGGCGTGTTCTTGCTGATCAACCTCGTTGATTATCTTTCTTTCTCTGTCGAGATCCATCAAACCAGTTTCAAGGTCGATTCCATTCAGGATCTTTTCATTCATGGAAAGTTCGTTTCAGCTCAGATAATTAGTAGCAAAGAAATTCAGAAAATCAATGGAGGAATCATCGTCAAACGTGTTAAACCCAACGAGAAAATCAAGTTGATTTTTATGAATCGTGGGATTTTCAAAAAGAAGATCGCTCACACGATCTTAGCAGAACCAAGCGGATTCGACAGCGATATGGATGGTTATCCAGACTGCTTAGAGCTCGACAGCGAAGACAGTGAAAGATTCAGAAGATGGTTCATTTGGATTGCTATCTCTGCACTCGAAAACGACCCGGCTCTCTGGAGTACAAAAGAAAGAGATTGTGCCGGTTTCATTCGTTACTGCGCTCGAGAAGCTCTCAGAAAACACGATGAGTGGTGGCTTAGGGTTACCAAGTACGTAGGCCCAATCTTCGAAGATGTTCAAAAATACAATTATCCCAATTTACCTCTAGTTGGTGAAAAGCTTTTCAGAATAAGACGTGGAGAATTCAGCAGTGAAGAAGAATTTTCCAGTTTCGCCATAGCAAGAATCTTGGTAGAATGCAGTATGAATTTTGTAACCAAAGATGTGAAAGAAGCTTCACCTGGAGATATTTTGGCTTTCTTCCACCCACAAGATTTTGAGTTCCCCTACCACCTCATGATTTACGTTGGAACTCTAAACCCGATGGGAAAGGATGGTTGGCTCGTTTACCACACAGGTCCCATCGCAAATAAACCTGGTGAACTGAGAATCGTGAAACTTGGAGAATTGATGAATTATGACCCAACTTGGATGCCGATCGAGAAAAATCCACACTTTCTAGGTTTCTACAGGTTCAAATTTTTGCAATAA
- a CDS encoding thiamine pyrophosphate-dependent enzyme yields the protein MEYKAVYKMPKALSGKLFTYCPGCHHGIVHRLIAEVIDELGIRERTIVVAPVGCSVFAYEFFELDGTVAPHGRALAVATGMKRARPDLVVFTYQGDGDLAAIGTAETIHAANRGERVTTIFINNAIYGMTGGQMAPTTLLGMKTTTSPYGRTAEREGYPIHVCEVLKELKGVAYLARTKVNTPKDVINTRKHIKKAFLAQLKDVGFGLVEVLSTCPTNWGMDPLQAGRWVDESMVKEYPLGVFVDKVGEEK from the coding sequence ATGGAATACAAAGCAGTCTACAAGATGCCCAAAGCGTTGAGTGGAAAATTGTTCACATACTGTCCAGGTTGCCATCACGGAATAGTACACAGGCTGATCGCTGAAGTCATCGATGAACTTGGCATAAGGGAAAGAACGATTGTCGTTGCGCCTGTTGGTTGTTCTGTTTTTGCGTATGAATTCTTTGAACTCGACGGAACTGTTGCACCTCACGGTAGAGCTTTAGCGGTGGCCACCGGAATGAAGAGGGCAAGACCAGATTTAGTGGTTTTCACCTATCAGGGAGATGGAGATCTAGCGGCTATAGGTACGGCTGAGACTATCCACGCAGCAAATCGTGGCGAGAGAGTAACGACGATCTTCATCAACAACGCGATATATGGTATGACTGGGGGACAAATGGCACCCACGACACTTCTTGGTATGAAAACCACCACGTCTCCGTACGGCCGAACTGCGGAGAGGGAAGGTTACCCAATTCACGTTTGTGAAGTTTTGAAAGAATTGAAAGGAGTCGCCTACCTTGCAAGAACGAAAGTGAATACTCCTAAAGACGTCATCAACACGAGAAAACACATAAAGAAAGCTTTCCTCGCTCAGTTGAAAGATGTGGGCTTCGGTTTGGTTGAGGTCCTGTCTACTTGTCCAACGAACTGGGGTATGGATCCGTTGCAAGCGGGTAGGTGGGTTGATGAAAGTATGGTCAAAGAGTACCCCCTTGGAGTATTCGTCGATAAGGTCGGTGAAGAGAAATGA